GCTTCTCGATTAACATCGACCTTCATCTCGGCACAGGAGAATACTCTTTGACCACGACTGATCTCACGGAAGAATACGTCCGCCTGAATAAGGGAGAGTAACTTCTAGGATCAAGAAGACTTCTTGTCTTTTTCTTTAGATGTAACAGTGGCAGACTCACCCTCTGTGGGTTTCTTTTCCTTGATAACCTCAGGCTCCGTGGTTGCGGCTGACTCAGGCGTCTGGGTTTCTTCAGCCGCAGCGGCTGCGACGCAGGCAAAGACGGGTTGATCTGGGGGATTAAGAATAGTGACTCCTGGAGGAGGCTGGATTTGCGAGACGTGAATAGATTGCCCTATATTTAGATTCGAAATGTCTACTGTGATGTGATCTGGTAGGTCTCTTGGCTTACACGCGATTTTAAGACGACGAGTCACCGTTTCCAGAATGCCACCAAAGTTTTTGACTCCTATTGATTCGCCTACTTCATGAACGGGCACTTCAACGTGTAGCGTCTCGTCAGGGTCCACCTCATGTAAGTCGATGTGAACGATGAAATCTTTTATGGGATGATGCTGGATGTCTTGCAGAACGGCCAGCTTTTTCTCTTTGCCGATTTCTAAATCAACGAGAACAGTTTCACTACTTGTGCCTTTAAGGGACTGTTGTAAAGCAACACGAGGTATCTGAATGATGGTATGCGATTTTTTTCCATAAACTACGCCCGGAACGTAGCCTTTCTTTCGCACCGATTTTACGGCGTTACGGCCGACGGCTGTTCGTGGCTCAGCTTTAATTGTTAAAGTAATCGCCATAGCAGTTACAGGTTAATAGTTCAGTCAAGCTTGTGATCAGAGTCTTGGCAAGAATTTTTGATTTGCTGAGTAATCTTCCGTATGGGGCATTGGTAAACTCTCTATCAAGTATAGGCGATTTCCAAATCGTTAGATTTTTGTTGCGCCACGAGGCGAGGGTCGGAATCGAACCGACGAATGGGGCTTTTGCAGAGCCCTGCCTTACCACTTGGCTACCCCGCCTTTAGATTATCTTTTAGTTTGGGTTACTTCCCAAAGCAACGAAAAACCTCAATTCTGGAAAAATTTGGTATTTACGCTGAGAAACAGGGTATAGTTTATCTTTCTATGATTCATGAGCTTTGGCTAAGTTTCTACATCGTTACTGGGAGTCTAGGCGAGTATATCAATCATCAACATGCCTACCAACTCCAAGTGATGCGTTGGGAATGGCCGCAAAATCCGCTCACCGATCCTGCTTTTTGGAGTCAAGATGCGCGTGTCTGGCTTCGGACGAGCCGTTTTTTTACTTTGATAGAAAAAAACAAAAACCGTGAAACATGGCGCAGTGAGGATTTTTTGCCATGGCTCGGCTATGAAACGGTGGAAACAAAACTTGTTCTCGACCAAGGTAAGCCGATCAACCTTCATATTAACGTCATAAACCGCGGCGATCTTCGAGTTCTTGAAGCATCGCAAAAGGCGCTCACTTCTATGGTAAAGCGCTTTGAGAGGATGGACGAATTTCTAAATAATCTTGTCCAAAAAATGACTCATATCATGGAGGTTGATCCCAGCAAAGAAGAGGATCGCGTCGCGCGTGGAGTAAAAGTAAGCGGCTTCGTTTGGAAAAAGAATTTCGTATGGGCGCGATTAAATTACAATCGAGGTGAATTTATCACTTTCGAATTAACGCCCCCTGGCGTGGAACTAGACGCCATCGAAAACGCATTCATGGAAAGCCAGATTGCGACAACCGGTAACTTGCGTGAGATTCGGAAGGAAGATCTTATTCAAAATGTCGTCAACGAACCGGATGGCTCACTGTGGATTAATAACATCCCGATGGTAGATCAAGGGGAGAAAGGTTATTGCACAGTAGCTACAATGGAGCGAGTTTTTCGCTACTATGGTATACCTTTGGATCAACATCTCGCTGCAGATCTAGCAGAAAGCTCTGCCTTGATGGGCACTCGCATCACATTAGGGATCGAAGCCGCCGAAAAGTTGCTTAAAGGAAATGACCTTCGTCTTCGCCCTTTGCGTGAAGACAACCGTGGACGTCTGCGCTTCGACCGACTGAAAGAAGTCCTTTCACAAGGGTTGCCAATCATTTGGAACGTTGACTTATCACAAAGTGATGAGCCGGGTAACAATGCGCTGGGTTCTTCCTTTGCTGGCCACACGCGGCTTATTATTGGCCTCAATCTCGATAAGCAGGAGATCTATTTCTCTGATAGCTGGGGGGTCTTGCATCAGAAAAAGACTATGAGCTTTGAAAACGCCTCCCGTATTCATATCAGCGCTTTTTATCTTGAGCCGCGCAACTGAAGCCTTGTCTTTCACTCTATTTTAAGCCAACACTCTACGCCCAAGATGAAGTATGTGTTTGTGACAGGTGGTGTGGTCAGCTCCCTTGGCAAAGGTTTAACGGCTGCTGCTCTTGGCACGCTGCTTGAGCGAAGAGGTCTACGTGTCGGTCTTCAAAAGTTCGATCCCTATCTCAACGTTGACCCTGGCACTATGAGCCCGTATCAACACGGTGAGGTGTATGTTCTGGATGATGGAGCTGAGACCGATCTCGATTTAGGGCACTATGAGCGATTCACCTCAGCGCGTCTTTCAAGGCGGAATAATTTAACGACTGGGCAGATCTATGAGGCAGTAATTGCTAAAGAACGGCGCGGGGATTATCTCGGAAAAACCGTTCAAGTCATACCTCACGTCACCGATGAAATTAAAAAACGTATTCGTGAAATTGGCCACTACAGCGAATGTGATGTCGTCATCACGGAAATAGGCGGCACAACCGGCGACATAGAAGGCCTCCCCTTTCTCGAGGCGATCCGGCAGTTTTCTCTCGAAGTCGGAGGACATAATGTGTGCTTCATCCACGTGACATTAGTGCCCTTTATCAAAGCAGCAGGAGAGCTGAAGACTAAACCGACTCAGCAAAGCGTCGCGAAGCTTCGAGAGATCGGGATACAGCCCCATATCTTAATTTGTCGCACTGAATACTCTATTGATCATGATCTGCGACAGAAACTTTCCATGTTCTGCAACGTCTCAACTGAAGCTGTAATCGAAGAAAAAGACGTCACACACACAATATATGAAGTGCCAATGATGCTGCAGCGAGAAAAACTCGACGATCTCGTCTGCAGACAACTCCACCTTTCTCTTCCTCCAGCAGATATGACGGAGTGGCAACACTTCCTCACCCATGTGATCTCCCCTGCGCATCGTGTGCGAGTCGGGGTCGTAGGCAAGTATATCGAGCATCAAGACGCTTACAAAAGCATTTATGAAGCGCTCACCCACGCCGGTGCCGCTTTAAATACCAGAGTCGAAGTAAGTCGCATAGACGCCGAAAGTATCGAGAATCACGGTCCGGAAAAATTTCTTCGTGGTTTACAAGGAATACTCGTTCCAGGCGGGTTTGGATCACGAGGGGTCGAAGGCAAAATCACTGCAGCCCAGTATGCGCGTGAAAATAAAATCCCCTATCTCGGGCTCTGCCTTGGCATGCAAATTGCCGCTATCGAAATAGCAAGGCATTTGCTGAATCTACCTTATGCTCATAGTATGGAGTTCAACGAAGAGACGCCCGATCCCGTTATTGCCTTGCTAGACGAACAAAAGAATGTCGTCCGCAAAGGTGGCAGTATGCGGCTCGGAGCCTATCTTTGTAATCTCGTGCCCGATACTCTAGCGCGCAGAGTTTATGGGAAGGATCAAGTAAGCGAGCGTCACCGGCACCGGTATGAATTCAATCAAAAATACCGTGCCGCGATGGAAAATGTAGGGGTGGTCTTTTCGGGATTTTCTGCCGATAAGGGATTGGTCGAGATTCTTGAGCTTAGGGATCATCCTTGGTTTGTGGGCTGCCAATTCCATCCTGAATTCCTTTCGAAACCGAATCGGCCGCATCCGCTCTTTTACGGTTTTATACAAAGCGCGCTCAATCATGCCTCTTAAGGAAGTCTCTTCTTCTCATTCAATTTTTTCAGCTTTGGAAAGAAACATTCAGTCATTTCTACTCATTGCTGGGCCATGTGTGATTGAGAGTGAGTCTCAGACGATTGAGATTGCTCGCACACTTAAAACGATAACTGAAAGACTCGGCCTACCGCTTCTCTTCAAAGCTTCGTTCGATAAAGCCAATCGTTCTTCAATTACTTCCTACCGTGGAGTCGGTATCGAGGAGGGGCTAGGTATTTTAGAAAAAGTCAAAGGCCATTTACAGCTCCCTGTTACTACGGACGTTCACGAGACGTGGCAAGTCGAGCGAGTCAGTCCTGTCGTAGATGTGATTCAAATTCCTGCCTTTCTTTGTCGGCAGACGGATTTGCTCCAAGCAGCTGCCCGGAGCGGGAAACCTGTTAACGTTAAAAAAGGACAGTTTTTAGCTCCTGAAGACATGCGACATGTCGTGGCTAAAATGGTAGCTGAGGGAGCCCAAACAGTCTTCGTAACAGAGCGAGGCACGACTTTTGGTTACCACAACCTCGTCGTAGATATGCGCAGTCTCGCAATTATGAAGGCTCTTGGGCTTCGCGTGATATTTGATGCGACACATGCCGTTCAACGTCCTGGCAGTCTCGACGGCAGGACTGGGGGAGATCGTGCTATGGTCCCTGTATTAGCGCGTGCTGCAGTCGCTGTGGGGATAGACGGTCTTTTTTTGGAAACGCATCCTGATCCTGATCGTGCGCCTTCTGATGGACCAAATATGTTACCTCTAGATCAAGTTGAGAAGTTGCTGGTGGAGCTTTTGGAAATTCACCGAGTGAGGTTGCGGTATGCGAGATAAAGTTTTTCTTATTCTTGCGGTGTTAGGGGTATCGCTTGCTGCACAACGTGCGCAAGAGGTGATGATGGAAAGTGAGGTGCGTGGCTTTTCTTTGCCGCTCTACAACCGCGACCAGCAGCTTCAGGCGAGGATAACAGGTTCCCGCGCCACGTTTCCCGATGAAGAGCGGATACATATCTACAATCTCCATGCTGAGCTTTATGAGTCTGGAGCGGTGCAATCGAAAGTGACCTCTCCCGAGGCTGTGTTTTACAAATCTGAGCAGCGTCTTGAGGTGCAGTCAGGCGTTCAGATCGAGCATCCTCAGATCGACATACAATCTGAAGGTATGAATTGGAGGATTCCGCAGAGACAGGGAGAATTTCGCGGAAAGGTAATCATGACGCTACATAAGCCTTTGGATTCTGCAAGCACTCGTGAAGATCAGGATGTGGTTATTTTTGCGGATCGGCTGTTTTTATACTTGGCTGAGGGTAAGGGAATTTTTTATGGCAAGGTAAGTGTCCGTCATTCAAAAGGCTCAGTTCAATGTGAGCGTGGGGAGATTGAGTTTGAGCCTAGGCGACCAGAAAGGGTCATTCGATTCATTGCGCAGGGTCAAGTGCGGTGGGACTCGGGGAAACGATCCGGGCGATGTCATACACTAAGTCACGATTGGGTGCGAAATAGAATTTTTTTGCAAGGCCAGGTGGTCATTGAAGATGAGAAGCACCGATTGATTTCAGAGCGTGTGGTATGGGATGAGGAGAACCATCGATTGAGGAGTGGCGGCCTTTCTCGTGTTGAGATCGTGTCGGAAGGTGCACAACGTTGATTGCCTGAATATGATGGGCGAGCAGGTCAACTCGATGGATTCTAAGTTG
The genomic region above belongs to Candidatus Methylacidiphilales bacterium and contains:
- a CDS encoding 50S ribosomal protein L25: MAITLTIKAEPRTAVGRNAVKSVRKKGYVPGVVYGKKSHTIIQIPRVALQQSLKGTSSETVLVDLEIGKEKKLAVLQDIQHHPIKDFIVHIDLHEVDPDETLHVEVPVHEVGESIGVKNFGGILETVTRRLKIACKPRDLPDHITVDISNLNIGQSIHVSQIQPPPGVTILNPPDQPVFACVAAAAAEETQTPESAATTEPEVIKEKKPTEGESATVTSKEKDKKSS
- a CDS encoding C39 family peptidase — translated: MIHELWLSFYIVTGSLGEYINHQHAYQLQVMRWEWPQNPLTDPAFWSQDARVWLRTSRFFTLIEKNKNRETWRSEDFLPWLGYETVETKLVLDQGKPINLHINVINRGDLRVLEASQKALTSMVKRFERMDEFLNNLVQKMTHIMEVDPSKEEDRVARGVKVSGFVWKKNFVWARLNYNRGEFITFELTPPGVELDAIENAFMESQIATTGNLREIRKEDLIQNVVNEPDGSLWINNIPMVDQGEKGYCTVATMERVFRYYGIPLDQHLAADLAESSALMGTRITLGIEAAEKLLKGNDLRLRPLREDNRGRLRFDRLKEVLSQGLPIIWNVDLSQSDEPGNNALGSSFAGHTRLIIGLNLDKQEIYFSDSWGVLHQKKTMSFENASRIHISAFYLEPRN
- a CDS encoding CTP synthase; translation: MKYVFVTGGVVSSLGKGLTAAALGTLLERRGLRVGLQKFDPYLNVDPGTMSPYQHGEVYVLDDGAETDLDLGHYERFTSARLSRRNNLTTGQIYEAVIAKERRGDYLGKTVQVIPHVTDEIKKRIREIGHYSECDVVITEIGGTTGDIEGLPFLEAIRQFSLEVGGHNVCFIHVTLVPFIKAAGELKTKPTQQSVAKLREIGIQPHILICRTEYSIDHDLRQKLSMFCNVSTEAVIEEKDVTHTIYEVPMMLQREKLDDLVCRQLHLSLPPADMTEWQHFLTHVISPAHRVRVGVVGKYIEHQDAYKSIYEALTHAGAALNTRVEVSRIDAESIENHGPEKFLRGLQGILVPGGFGSRGVEGKITAAQYARENKIPYLGLCLGMQIAAIEIARHLLNLPYAHSMEFNEETPDPVIALLDEQKNVVRKGGSMRLGAYLCNLVPDTLARRVYGKDQVSERHRHRYEFNQKYRAAMENVGVVFSGFSADKGLVEILELRDHPWFVGCQFHPEFLSKPNRPHPLFYGFIQSALNHAS
- the kdsA gene encoding 3-deoxy-8-phosphooctulonate synthase is translated as MPLKEVSSSHSIFSALERNIQSFLLIAGPCVIESESQTIEIARTLKTITERLGLPLLFKASFDKANRSSITSYRGVGIEEGLGILEKVKGHLQLPVTTDVHETWQVERVSPVVDVIQIPAFLCRQTDLLQAAARSGKPVNVKKGQFLAPEDMRHVVAKMVAEGAQTVFVTERGTTFGYHNLVVDMRSLAIMKALGLRVIFDATHAVQRPGSLDGRTGGDRAMVPVLARAAVAVGIDGLFLETHPDPDRAPSDGPNMLPLDQVEKLLVELLEIHRVRLRYAR
- a CDS encoding LPS export ABC transporter periplasmic protein LptC; this encodes MRDKVFLILAVLGVSLAAQRAQEVMMESEVRGFSLPLYNRDQQLQARITGSRATFPDEERIHIYNLHAELYESGAVQSKVTSPEAVFYKSEQRLEVQSGVQIEHPQIDIQSEGMNWRIPQRQGEFRGKVIMTLHKPLDSASTREDQDVVIFADRLFLYLAEGKGIFYGKVSVRHSKGSVQCERGEIEFEPRRPERVIRFIAQGQVRWDSGKRSGRCHTLSHDWVRNRIFLQGQVVIEDEKHRLISERVVWDEENHRLRSGGLSRVEIVSEGAQR